A section of the bacterium genome encodes:
- a CDS encoding exo-alpha-sialidase, whose amino-acid sequence MRPRCSALLIICSFIYTCHKPVHPHRIQPLAQTHVVIDRSPDAKRIFLGTPGIAVGPDGCLLATVDLFGPGVEKVPWRKGILPGSGGAVVGKIFISRDAGRTWTPAATYPFFHARPFVAGGRLYVLGQCGDLMIVASDDGGKTWTAPAKLTQGQTWHASSNNVWYSRGNVYLVMERHEERNLQRCWRIADVAPVLMRAGETSDLTRPESWTFASSLVFEDVVTPDQLEYFGVPFYPCAADTAVWLTPDRPMNPIGWLEANVVQFTDPTHLWTDPSGRTFHLFLRSHTGRTGYAAMAKVVENADGSMTTLLETTPSGKKILYTPLPGGQMKFYVLWDEPTRLFWMVGTQATDSMTRPECLPADRYNLPDNERRRLVLHFSKNMIDWCFAGLVAIGENERAARHYGSMVVAGDDLLIVSRSGDEQAQSSHNGNLFTFHRVKHFRSLVY is encoded by the coding sequence ATGCGACCACGCTGCTCTGCGCTTCTGATCATTTGCAGCTTTATCTACACCTGTCACAAGCCGGTCCATCCACATCGCATCCAGCCCCTGGCGCAGACGCATGTGGTGATCGACCGCTCTCCGGATGCGAAAAGGATTTTCCTCGGCACACCGGGCATCGCCGTCGGGCCGGACGGCTGTCTGCTGGCCACGGTGGATCTGTTCGGACCAGGGGTTGAAAAAGTGCCTTGGCGCAAAGGGATTCTGCCCGGCTCCGGCGGCGCAGTGGTGGGAAAAATATTCATCTCCAGAGACGCCGGCAGAACCTGGACTCCAGCCGCCACTTACCCGTTTTTTCACGCCCGCCCCTTTGTGGCCGGCGGACGGCTCTATGTGCTCGGCCAATGCGGCGATCTGATGATCGTCGCCTCAGACGACGGCGGCAAAACCTGGACCGCGCCGGCGAAGCTGACCCAGGGCCAGACCTGGCACGCCTCCAGCAACAACGTCTGGTACAGCCGCGGCAACGTCTATCTGGTGATGGAGCGACACGAGGAACGCAACCTGCAGAGATGCTGGCGCATCGCGGATGTGGCGCCGGTGCTCATGCGCGCCGGCGAGACAAGCGATCTCACCCGGCCGGAGAGCTGGACCTTTGCCTCTTCGCTGGTCTTTGAAGATGTGGTGACGCCGGACCAGCTCGAATACTTTGGCGTGCCGTTTTATCCCTGCGCCGCCGACACCGCCGTCTGGCTGACGCCGGACCGGCCAATGAATCCCATCGGCTGGCTGGAGGCCAATGTCGTTCAGTTCACCGATCCCACCCATCTTTGGACCGACCCCAGCGGCCGCACCTTTCATCTGTTCCTGCGCAGTCACACCGGCCGCACCGGCTATGCGGCTATGGCCAAAGTCGTGGAAAATGCAGATGGAAGCATGACCACTCTGCTCGAGACTACGCCGTCGGGGAAAAAAATCCTCTACACTCCCCTGCCCGGAGGACAGATGAAATTCTATGTGCTCTGGGACGAGCCGACGCGGCTGTTCTGGATGGTGGGCACACAGGCGACGGACAGCATGACGCGGCCGGAATGCCTGCCCGCTGACCGCTATAATCTGCCGGATAACGAACGCCGGCGCCTGGTTTTGCATTTCAGCAAAAACATGATCGACTGGTGCTTTGCCGGCCTGGTCGCCATCGGTGAAAACGAACGCGCCGCCAGACACTATGGCTCCATGGTCGTGGCCGGCGATGATCTCCTGATCGTCAGCCGCTCCGGCGACGAACAGGCGCAGAGCAGCCACAACGGCAATCTGTTTACCTTTCATCGGGTGAAGCACTTTCGCAGCCTGGTCTATTGA